AAATAGGGTTTACTATAAAACATATAGTATGATGTAGGTAATCTAATAATGTTTAGTTGGTATTATAAATATTAgcgtttttttttcttcttctagcTGTCTGTTTGGTCAGACTGTAAGATTAGTTAACTTGTCGGGATGTGAGATGCGTATCTCTTACCATGACGCAGAATCGTAGCTTTTCTTTGGTCAGCCTTACACACATCATCCTGCCCACCTTACGCTTCGTGCCGTTTCCGTCAGCAGGACTTCGGCGGCAGTTTAAACCGTGCCTGTGTTTGTCGCGGTGTGCTGCTGTGGTCCTGTTTATTATTGCCCGGTTCAGAATGCAaactttagtggaggatttggggaTTACACAACTACTACTAGCATTTTCTGATTAGGCTAGCTAGTTATTTGCTCTTGCGTGGCTTTCAGAATTAGCATGGATGAAAATATCTGCTGTACGCTACCCTCAGTCAGTGAAGAGAACCTTTTTGAGATGAGATACTCTCTCTCTTTTTCTGATCGATTAGCACTACCAGAGATGATGTTTAAACGAGCTGCTATTTACCAACTGTAGAAATTTCTCAGCTTGCTTTCTGATGAATTAATTCCCAACTGTAGATATCCTTATTATTGAGTTCGTGCACCAGATTTAATTTCTGTAAGCGACAAGGCTGTGCAGTTGGTTCTCATATTTCACTGTCAAACTGCAGTACCAATTCCCTTACTTACTGGTACATTGCTTTGTAGGTTGTGTTCTCTCTCTCACATGCTTAATCTACTGTTGCAGGTTCTGTTTGGTCTTCATAAAGTAGAGCACTAGCTAGAAGACATATTCACACGCATCAGCTATCAAATTGCAAGCTTAGAATTGACCTCAAAGTTGGGACATGCTTGTCTTACCACAAGCAACTGATAGCTTGGAGTTGTAGTCCGGACTGTCTGCGCTGGACCAGTATGGCTGACACTCCAACGTCCCGCATGGTGCACCCCTTTGGCGACGCCCCAAGGCAGACTCCCAAGCAATTCCTGTATTCTGGTAACCCGCAGCACCTCTGCCATCCGTACCAGTCAGCTCCGGACACCCATGTCGTGCTCCAGCGCCGTTACACCGTGAGGTCTCAGTCTCACTCACCAAATAATGCTGGTTCTGAAGACCATGAGACTCACAAGCAGTACACGCTGGAGTCCTCAGCGGCTTCTGGTTGTTCAAGGCATGGTTCTCCCTCCAGCCAAAGCGTCCATGCCGGGAGTGGCAGCCCTGTGTCTCACGACGACAGCCACTCCGGCTCCACGAATGGCCATGGATCACCTGTGAGCGCGTCGTGTGTCACCGGCGAGGACCCTACTGATCTCAAGCAGAAACTGAAGGATCTTGAGGCTGTAATGCTGGGGACGTCTGAGACTGACCCCGAGATAGTCAACAGTCTCGAGATCTCCGCGGCAAACCAACTCTCGTTGGAGCCCGAGGAGTGGGAGCACATGGTGAGCATGCCCAGAGGGAACCTGAAGGAGCTGCTGATTGCCTGCGCTAGGGCAGTGGAACGTAACAACAGCTACGCCATTGATCTGATGATCACAGAGCTGAGGAAGATGGTTTCGGTGTCCGGCGAGCCGCTTGAGAGGCTGGGAGCCTACATGGTGGAAGGTCTTGTTGCCAGGCTCGCGGCCTCCGGCAGCTCAATCTACAAGGCTTTGAAGTGTAAGGAGCCCAGGAGCTCTGATCTCCTCTCCTACATGCACTTCCTGTATGAGGCCTGCCCCTACTTCAAGTTCGGCTACATGTCAGCCAACGGCGCGATCGCGGAGGCCATCAAGGGAGAGGACAGGATCCATATCATCGACTTCCACATCGCGCAAGGGGCTCAGTGGGTCTCTCTCCTCCAAGCCCTTGCAGCCAGGCCTGGCGGGCCACCGTTCGTGAGGGTCACCGGCATTGATGATTCAGTCTCAGCTTACGCTCGAGGCGGCGGTCTGGAGTTGGTTGGCAGGAGGTTGACACATATTGCTGGCCTCTACAAGGTGCCCTTTCAGTTCGACGCAGTCGCTATCTCAGGCAGTGAGGTGGAGGAGGAGCATCTGGGCGTCGTCCCAGGCGAAGCCGTCGCCGTCAACTTCACCCTTGAGCTGCACCACATCCCCGACGAGACCGTGAGCACGGCGAACCACCGGGACCGGATCCTGAGGCTGGTGAAGGGCCTGTCGCCCAAGGTGCTCACGCTGGTGGAGCAGGAGTCCAACACCAACACGGCCCCCTTCGCGCAGCGGTTCGCAGAGACGCTGGACTACTACACGGCCATCTTCGAGTCCATCGACCTGGCGCTGCCGAGGGACGACAGGGAGCGGATCAACATCGAGCAGCACTGCCTGGCCCGGGAGATCGTGAACCTGGTGGCCTGCGAGGGCGAGGAGCGGGTGGAGCGGCACGAGGTGTTCGGCAAGTGGAAGGCGCGGCTGATGATGGCCGGGTTCAGCCCGTCCCCGCTCAGCGCGCTGGTGAACGCCACCATCAAGACGCTGCTGCAGAGCTACTCGCCGGACTACAAGCTCGCCGAGAGGGACGGCGTGCTCTACCTCGGCTGGAAGAACAGGCCCCTGATCGTCTCATCGGCATGGCACTAGTGTTGACTTCAGAGAATGTTGACCTGAtggagaatgtttcttgtaacctTCGAAGTACCTCTTAGTGGTTTAGATATGTTTGGCTGGTCACTGGAACTATCTATAGGAAGCCTATGGTGATAGATACTGAGTTGTAGTAGAACACATATAGCCTAAATGCCTAATGCTGTGATGGCAGTCACTACCAGCCTAGCCTAGAACAGGTTGATGATGTGTAGTAGTAAGTTTGGGTATATGTTTCAGTTAATCAGTTTTGCTTGGGTGCATTCTGAAGGGTGGCCTCTTCAAAAAGGACATCAAACCTTCTAACTTGACCCTTCGGAAATCTTCACTAGTGAGGGCCGAAAATCAGTTTGCTGAAATGATATATTTCATTTCATATGGATATCAAACTGGCATCGTTCATATGCAGGGCATAACAAAGCTTTGCCACCAGACGGATCTTTGGTTCTATCCCATATTCCAGTACAGAAAGAAGTTTACATAACCAAATTATCAGAATCTAATTAATCATAACTGGTTTGCTGTACAACGAATGTTGAGCTGCAGCGTCACATACAGCAAGTGTACATCCAAACAGCAAAAGGCTCATGTGTCAACGCTGCAGCTCCCAGGTATACCTTGACCACCTCCGATTCAATTATGTGTGGATGACGATACACAGTAGAGCACCTTCTGAAGCAATCTTCATGATTACGGTAATATGTGCTTCATGGAGGTATGACCATCAGCAGAGACACTCATGGACCCATCACTAAGTTACCAGCACTACTGTAACATAAGTTAGTTGATCGGTCCAATGGTGCGGCTTTGAAAGTAAACCCTTCATTTCCGTTTTCTTCTCTAGAACCGTATATGCTGCTAGCCGAATTTCCAGGTACTGCTGTCACAGGCATTCCTGGAAGTCCCATGCTACCATATACAGGAGCCATGTGTTGCATTTGATACTGCATAGATTCTGGAACTGAAGGCTGCATTTGGTTTGTTGCATCGCTGTGGGTAGGGCTGATGCCTACACCAAGGTCAAGACTGATGGTGTCACTTTCAGCTGCCTGAGAATATTGATTGGTGAAGGCCCTGGCATCACATGCTCTCATCATGCCACCAAGGCCTGGCATGTTGCTCTTAATAGGATGCACAGCAGGCTTCATGGGAGCTGTGGACATCTCATGGCTTGCATTCCTGGAAACAGGGACTTCATGGTTATGTTTTCCTTCATATGTTGTGATCACCGACTTCGGGTCATGTGATGCTCTCTCAACATGCTTCCTGACCGGGCATCCTGTATTTGTGCACTTGTAGTAACTCCTGCAATCAAGAAGAGAAGTGAATATGTTTAAACATATTGCCTAATGTGCCATCCCTTTTTTTCTAGAAGTGCAGAAAACTAGCAGCATGTCAATCTTATAACCAGGGCAGTGCCATCAAATTCTGACAACCGTAGGTATCAAACCAAACACCAATTGATGCCAACATGCCTAGCTAGCGACCCATTTAAGAGCAGGTTCTTTCAAACCTTACTCCCCAACCATTAATAAACTACATGAAGGGCTTCAAACCAAACAATCATGCGTAGAAGACAAATCCTAGTGAACCAATTGCCTTGACTTCATATCTTTAATAAAGAAAAGTGCACTTTATTATACAAAATAAGCAAATATTTGGAATAGACTAGTGCAAGACAATGTTTTTTTTCTACATGAAATGTACTTTTGCTGGGGTAGGACCGTAGGCTAGGATATATACATAAATGAACATATACTTGCATAGTTGTAGGAAATATACGAAATGTAAAGCGCCGGATATTCCTTATAAACTTAACATATATCTCATCATTTTAATTCTTGTGTGGTTAGCTGCAATCTATGCCAAGGGAATAGAACATCATAATAGTGTTGGCTGGCAGCTGCCCTAATCAGGTGTCAAACAGAACAAAACGGCAGCCCAAATCAACAGAATAAATGGACTCTAGCTCTGAGGGATCTTGAGAGACAGATGGACAGATCTTAATAAGAAGGATTCCTTCTACATATTTGAGATAGATGTCCATAGCAGTTTTTGCATCAATCCACCATACATATTTACTAACTGCATCCTAATTTGTTAAAAGACAATGTTTCAGCTTATCCATGTTAAGTAGAAAATTTTATTGATTCATGGTCACTTCCACACTGGATTTAAGTTTCTAGAGAGTACAGGTAACCAGCACAGTAATAATAATTTTTTTTTGAGAAAGCACCAAAAGTCAACAGGCATGCAAATGATCAGTTGCAATAAGATATGCTGATTACAAACATTTCCTAGTTTCTGGTCCAAATAATGTAACCCGACTTTATCATATAATGGTTCAAATTTCTATTGGAATGTCAGAAACACAAAAGGAAGCAAAACATAATATTGGCCAAAAATAATGAATAAAATGAGTGCTGACCGTGGGTTGGGATTTCCTTTCACTACTTTCTGCCCATATTTGCGCCAACGATACCCATCGTCCAAGATATCAACTTCACTAACAGTTTGTACAACAACACGAGGCTCACGATTTGGTTTACCCATCAAAGCGGCGTCGATACCAGTAGATTCCATTTTCCTAGCCACACAGTTGTGGAGTACATCATTAGCAATTGGCAGGAGAAAACCCTTAGGGCATAGTGAGTCCAAAGTTCAAACTATCTTTTACCTGCGTTTCGAGTCCAAATCATCATCATTAGCATCATCCCCAGGGTAGGATCTTCCACCTCCagcatcaacatcatcatcactAGCTGGACCCGGAACAGTGTCAATCATGCCAGCTGAATGTACTTGGTTACAGAGGTTGGAATAAATATTTGAAGGCTTGTCTGCATATTAACAGAAAAATTGTCAGACCCAACAAAATATAACAGGTAAACATTTTAAAACTTATTATCAAATGATCATTGTGCATTCAAATCATTCCTTCTCAAGAATTTGAAAAAGTCGGAACTTAAATTGTTAAAAAAGTAATTGAAACAGACATGCAAAATGAGCAAGCAAATACTTCATAATGCAAAACTAGATATGAGTATGCTCAAGGTGAAATTGCAATGCACCAGAATCCAATATATTTACAGAAAACCATGGGACACTCACCTTCAATAGTTGCCACACCATCGTATCTTTCTTCACCCTGGCTTGAAGGAACTGCACCAGCAGCTAACCTTCTATTTGGTTGGGGCTTAGAATGATTATGACGCCCTTTATAAACAACTTCAGTAACTTGGCCATTAAGCGAACGCTCTAATAGCTTTTTAACTTCACAATTAGGATGCGTGCACTTGTAATAACTTCTAGGATTTTCACTTCCCTTGACATGCTTCTGTCCATATTTACGCCAATTGTAGCCATCCTCTGCTGATTTTTCAGCTACATTTTCAATTTGTGTCTCCTGGGTAGCATTTTCAGAACTATTGATCTGGTGCATCTCCATTGTACCAACTTCAGCAGGCATGTTGTCAGACGGACAAACTATCGAAACAGTTTGGTTTGGAGCAATTGAAGCATGTGCTGTGTGACTCGATTCCCGTGAACAGAGAGGTTTATTTTCAGTCTTCAAATTGCTAGATGGTGTGGTATGATTTGAGCTATATTTTTGCATAGTGTCATGATGGTTTTGATTGTTGACTGAAGGAGCCTGCATGTGAGAACTATGAATGTCATGGAATACAAAATTATTTGCAGCGTGAGTCAACAAGAATAAGAAATACAGAAGCCCCATATAGGTAGATCACAAAAATACTGAAGTTTTTTCGTAAAAACTTGTCAGTTCTGCAAAAAGAACTTTTGCACATGTGAGAGTAGAGTAGATAAGACTCTGGACAAATTATAAGAATATTGACTCCATTCTCTGTTGAAGCTAGAACACCCTATTTTGTTGATCATAATCGAAGCCACAAAGGTCAAGAGTAATTCTTTCAATACTGCAACATAGGAATGCCATTGAAACCTTATAAGGAAACATCCACGCTACTTCAATCGTGGACTCTTCCTACAAAATTCCTGCAGATTTTCCTCTTTATATTGTAATCACTGACTTGCTGTAAATGTGCAAGCACACTAGCAACCTTTTCATCTTGAACTGTCCTACTAGTTTATCATAACATGTTCTCCTTAAACGGTCAAACTTCCATTGCAGCATTTATAGGCTGTCAAGCCAAAATGTAACAGAACCATAAGTCATTCAGACTTGAAATTGTGGGATACAGAAACACAACAGTGTCACTCATATGTGGTcagttactctaaaaaagagTACTAAGCTCTCAATAGCAGGTCACTGGTCCCGTTGTGAGTCATTTGCAAGCTCTACGCTGGCAATTTTCCCGAACCATGATAGTGATGGTgccaccttttttatttgaaGCAAATCCAGGTAAGAAAAACTTATACTAGCGACAACATGCACAAGAGACAAGACCCAATAAAATCGAGTTAATCGGATTGTGGTCTAACATTCAAGAGTTCAAATTTATTTGACACCAAAATTCACTTCCTAACTCCCAAAAAGAATAGCAGGGGGGGGGGATTTCAGATATACATATATGTAAGATGAGCATAGATATGGTGATAACTATCAATCAGCAATCAGTTATGTTATCTGACTAAATTTTGATAACTACACAGCTACTAAAGAACATTAACAAATCATAGCTTTGATAAATTGGTAATTACTATTTCAGTCAAAGAAACACACACATAAGTGCtagaacaccgtgcaaactgcaAAGGGGGATATTTATTTTTTTTTATACAACACAAGAACCTAAGAACAAATTTTTTCCATGAATCAGAATGCAGTATAGAGCTGGTACCTAAAATATAAAACACTGAAACCAATTAGCTGTGTCTCTGAATACTAATGAGATGAGGATTGAACAATAAGAGAGCATCATGCTGCTAAAAGGAAGTTGTATAAAGTACATCAGAACTATAACTTCCCTCTGCAGAGCATAAGGATAATTTCTACATTATATTTTAGTGGTTGTACAGACAAAATGCCTAAACACCCTTTGTTGCTATACAAGGTAGTGTTTTTTTGTAGCTCACATATAAACAAGACCCTCAAGATGACGTGTTCTATGGTGCTAAAGAATTACAAAAGTAATCATTCCAATAATGGTTGCATACCGCCAAATGAGAATTGAGATGAGGCTTGAATTCAAAATCCCGAGAACCTCCATCTTCCTGGCCACTACCAGCTGAATTATCCCTAGGTGAAGGCATTATGTCCATATGAGTGCTCTTGTTGATGATTGCAGCCATGCTTAGAGTACCAGTTGTGGGAGACGGTTCAACCTATATAAATAGATAAAAATGCCTATTGATTATTTGTCCAGCAGGATAAACTGTATCTGTATGCACCATTGAACATCAAATAGTGTAGAACAAAGCTCGCACAACTTGTTCAAAGTGTTTCTGTTATGACAATATAGTATTATTTAAGCCCTTAGAGATTTATTAGAAACACCAGTGAAATCTGAAATGAATACTAACTTCATTAATTCTTACTTTAGTAAGAAGAATATATTTGCGAAGCATCTAATGATTGGAAAAGGAAACAGAGAAGAATGTGAACAGTGACAAAAAAACTGGAACAAAGCAATAGTACGAATCTGTAATCAAACATCATATCCTAGCTTATTTTGGGATGTGGGTAGTCAGGAAGAAGAATGAAAGTCAGAAACAGCACTTGAACCAATCTCAAGAGACAATAGAAACGAAATGGTCATCCGTAGCCCAAGCCTGCAAAATCCACTCTTTCCTTCCCCAGCAGCTTGATGTTTTCTTTATGGAAGTGTACCATCCCTTAGCACTCGAGGCCAGTACCATACCACCCGAGGCAGAGGAGACATTTCCTTAAATAAGGTCATTTAAAGCCCCCACAAGAGAAATGCCAAACGATGATTTGTTCTCTCAGCCACCAAGTGTGTGCCGGACAGAATAATTCCCCCAGATGCACAGGCAACAGCTCTCCCCATCACCCCGCACCAAATAGACGGCGCAGGGGCGCCCCAAAAGGAATAGCCGAGCAAAAACAACCATATCCCCGAGAACCCCCGCGGGAAAGGCAGCTCCAAAGCCACATATCACCACCGGAAATGCGAAAGCCGGCGGGGGGAAAACGCGATATTCCAGAGCCACGAGCCAATCCCACCGGCGCAAATGTCtcataaactaggccacaaagctAATGCGCATCGGAATCCCTCTTTCCCCCGTCCCGAATCAGCCTCGGCGTGACATGGAGGCCGCGGAATTCGCAGATCCCGCGGGAGCAGTGAGTGAGTGGCGCGGGTGACAGGTACAGTGTGGAGCGGTAAAAATCACCTTGAAGTTGTTGAGGAGGACGGGGGACTCGAGGAGGGCACCGGGGCTGAACCCGGCGGGGATAGTGAGGCATGGCTCCCGCGAGATCGGCAGCCGCGCGGGGGACATGGCCTTGTACCTCGCGCCGGCGCCGGCGAGCGCGGCCACGCGTCGATCCGCCAGGACCGGCTTCTCCGGCGAGCCCCCGGGGCCGGCGGGGAGGTCCCCGGAGCTAGGGTTCGGCGAATCGGCCATTGGCGGGGGGGTGTGGAGAGGTGAGTGTGAAGGGGGGACGAGACAGGGAGCAAGCTAGGTGGTGGTTTTGGAGGAGGGGGTGGTGGGAAGGGCAGTTTGGGGAAAGTGGACCCCGCCTGGTAGCGGGGGAATCGTCGGGTAGGAGGCCGCGGCTCATGTTGACTTAATTAATACGGGGCACGTGGATTGCCCCTTCTGCCCCTGCGACGTGCGCGAAATCGCAGGGCTGGCCTGGAGCGAAGCAAGCGTGGGGCGTGGCGTGGGTGCGCCGCGCCGGGTGTGAGCAGAGCAACCGCGGCACGAAACCGGTGGTGGGATCTGGGGGGCAGTCCGCAGTCGAGTGCAGACAGCGACCTTGGCTGGCTGCGGGATCGGCCCCGTGGGGCACCGGGAGGGGAGCACTGTTTTTGTTACGTCCCTGGATCCTGGGGCCCGCGCGTTCTGGTGGTCCCGTCGGCAGTGACGAGTGACGTTTCACGTGCGTTGGGACCATGGTGGAGCTACGGGGAAACGACGGGGAGGGCAAGATAAATGTGTGTGTGTTAAATTCTGCATGGGCCACTTGTCAGGGGCAGGGCGTGGCGCAGAGCAGTACCAGTACCCCGATCATATCATCATCTTGGCCATTGATTGCAGGAAGAGGGGGTCCTGGCGGCCTGAATTGATTGCAGGAGCTGCACGTTGGCTGGCGTATGTTTCTACTGTGGCTAGATTAGCAGATCCAGGAATCTGCGCTCGCGGCAGTGCGAGCAGTGACACTGAGCTGCTACAAAATTAGGGCACTGACAAGGTCACTCGAATTTGTTTTGCGTGCTTTTGGCCAAGATTGATTACATCAATTTAGGTCTTTTTTGTTCAACTTTTTTCTTACCATCTTTTCTAAGAATGTGGCTGTGTAAAGAATCTTGTTGAGAGAGGTATAAGAGTATCGTAAGAATTACGTGCGAAGAAAAAAATGAAGTGGTTCAGGATCTAGAAAACGATGAATTACTATTATCGTGATGACTCGACCGATTATGTGTTCATGTTGATTTTAAATTGTTTTTACCAAAGCTCATTTTTATAGAAGTGGAACTGGGAACTCACATACTCAAAGTCGATGAATGTGACCGTGAGTGGGCATTCGTTCAAGAGCTACCTATGTTATGGGATAATAGTATTTGTCTTAACTCTTAATTTTTATGTCTGTAtttaaataaatgataataaatctagacatatatattgtcggcgtttcgagacagggggtccctaagccgacgagtgagtgtgttgcgtgccccagcccagatgggtcgagcgcgtgggcgagtgcgaaggggggagaggcgaggtggccggagtcgagcgtgagagaggtggaagtcccgcggccttcgtgttcgtcccgcgcccaggtcaggtgcgcttgcagtaggggggttacaagcgtccacgcgggtgagggaagcgagcggccccaagagagcgcatgtcccgtcctcggtcccgcgcggccaacctcctctgagaaggccctggtcctcccttttatagtcgtaaggagaggatccaggtgtacaatggggggtgtagcagagtgctacgtgtctagcggagggagagctagcgccctaggtacatgccaatgtggcagccggagagatctgggcaccctgctggcatgatgtcgtggctgtcggaggtgcggcggagcctggcggagggacagctgttggagcggtcgagtccctgctgacgtcgtcctacttccgtaagagagctgggggccgccgtcgtcatagagcttgtggagcgccatcattgccccttcggcggagctggccggatgagacgccggtcttgttctccgtgacccgagtcgattcggggtaggatgatgatggcgcttcctgttgacgtggcgatctgtgccctaggcagggcgacgtgggggttcctccgaagccgaggttgagtctgcctcccgttgccgtggccgagcccgagccaaggggtcgggcgaggcggaagtcgttcggccgaggccagggcgaagtccgagccctggggtcgggcgaagcggagtttcgtcgtcttccgggcgttagcccgagtccgagccctggggtcgggcggagcggagttcgccgtcttccgggacttagcccgagtccgagccctggggtcgggcggagcggagttcgccgtcttccgggtcttagcccgagtccgagccctggggtcgggcggagcggagttcgccgtcttccgggtcttagcccgagtccgagccctggggtcgggcggagcggagttcgccgtcttccgggtcttagcccgagtccgagccctggggtcgggcggagcggagttcgccgtcttccgggtcttagcccgagtccgagccctggggtcgggcggagcggagttcgccgtcttccgggtcttagcccgagtccgagccctggggtcgggcggagcggagttcgtcgtggcacctttggcaaggcctgactgcctgtcagactcactctgtcgagtggcactgcagtcggagtggcgcaggcggcgctgtccttctgtcagactggccagtggagcggtggagtgacggcggtcacttcggctctgccgggggcgcgtgtcaggataaaggtgtcaggccacctttgcgttaaatgcccctgcagtttggtcagtcggtgtggtgtgtccgccataaaaagggggcctcgggcgagacggaagtctctcgaggtcggctgcccttggccgaggctaggctcgggtgaagcgtgatcgagtcactcgtgtggactgatccctgacttaatcgtacccatcaggcctttgcagctttatgctgatgggggttaccagctgagaattaggcgtcttgagggtacccctaattatggtccccgacagtagcccccgagcctcgaagggagtgttagcactcgcttggaggcttttgtcgcacttttttgcaaggggaccagcctttctcggttgcatttcgttccggtgggtgcgcgcgagcgcacccgccgggtgtagcccccgaggcctcggaggagtggttacactccttcgaggtcttaatacttcgcttaacgcttcggctggtctggtcgttgcctcatgcgaactggccgtagcccgggtgcacggtcggggcccaagctctcgggctggtatgttgacgctgtcaacgatttggccggagccggtttttgcgagagcagcccccgagcctctgcacagggcgagaggacggtcagggacagactcgactttttacatacgcccctacgtcgcctttccgcaaggaggagggggggagtgcgccatgttaccctcgatgggcactgaacatggtgtctccggtgagctgcaagcgggtaatccgagtggacgtccgtgccccgttcgttgggggtcggctaggggcccagaggcacgcccaaaagtacctgcgggtgatttgccggacccggtcccctggcgacggggtccgagggctcgatgcctccctccgatgggattccgttacaagatcgttcctgctggtctcggaaatgtcctagggtacctcgggagcgcagcccgagcctcggttatgtatcgaacgtacccctggtcatccctcgctcggtgtctgaggcgactgtgaacccttcgggggccagccttcgaacccctgatcagtaatgggcgcggagcccgagtagcctgaggcggccatggagcccttcggggggctggccttcgaacccctgaccagtagtgggtgtcgggcccacgcgatctgaggcgactgttgaacccttcggagggccagccttcgaacccctgatcagtaatggggggctcggagcccggttccttcgcggggaaggatccctttcggggtatccccctttctcggtccctgttgcaagagatagagaaagagaaaaacggaaaaggatacgaaatcggacgacgtggcgtaccttttctgaagcggttattacggcgaaggtgaagcgtcgcgcgctcctcctgccagaggcgccgcgtgtcccgccgcggagttaatgcgacggggcgagtggttggcgggg
This portion of the Zea mays cultivar B73 chromosome 2, Zm-B73-REFERENCE-NAM-5.0, whole genome shotgun sequence genome encodes:
- the LOC100382344 gene encoding WRKY transcription factor SUSIBA2 isoform X1, encoding MAAIINKSTHMDIMPSPRDNSAGSGQEDGGSRDFEFKPHLNSHLAAPSVNNQNHHDTMQKYSSNHTTPSSNLKTENKPLCSRESSHTAHASIAPNQTVSIVCPSDNMPAEVGTMEMHQINSSENATQETQIENVAEKSAEDGYNWRKYGQKHVKGSENPRSYYKCTHPNCEVKKLLERSLNGQVTEVVYKGRHNHSKPQPNRRLAAGAVPSSQGEERYDGVATIEDKPSNIYSNLCNQVHSAGMIDTVPGPASDDDVDAGGGRSYPGDDANDDDLDSKRRKMESTGIDAALMGKPNREPRVVVQTVSEVDILDDGYRWRKYGQKVVKGNPNPRSYYKCTNTGCPVRKHVERASHDPKSVITTYEGKHNHEVPVSRNASHEMSTAPMKPAVHPIKSNMPGLGGMMRACDARAFTNQYSQAAESDTISLDLGVGISPTHSDATNQMQPSVPESMQYQMQHMAPVYGSMGLPGMPVTAVPGNSASSIYGSREENGNEGFTFKAAPLDRSTNLCYSSAGNLVMGP
- the LOC100281447 gene encoding Chitin-inducible gibberellin-responsive protein 2-like, with protein sequence MADTPTSRMVHPFGDAPRQTPKQFLYSGNPQHLCHPYQSAPDTHVVLQRRYTVRSQSHSPNNAGSEDHETHKQYTLESSAASGCSRHGSPSSQSVHAGSGSPVSHDDSHSGSTNGHGSPVSASCVTGEDPTDLKQKLKDLEAVMLGTSETDPEIVNSLEISAANQLSLEPEEWEHMVSMPRGNLKELLIACARAVERNNSYAIDLMITELRKMVSVSGEPLERLGAYMVEGLVARLAASGSSIYKALKCKEPRSSDLLSYMHFLYEACPYFKFGYMSANGAIAEAIKGEDRIHIIDFHIAQGAQWVSLLQALAARPGGPPFVRVTGIDDSVSAYARGGGLELVGRRLTHIAGLYKVPFQFDAVAISGSEVEEEHLGVVPGEAVAVNFTLELHHIPDETVSTANHRDRILRLVKGLSPKVLTLVEQESNTNTAPFAQRFAETLDYYTAIFESIDLALPRDDRERINIEQHCLAREIVNLVACEGEERVERHEVFGKWKARLMMAGFSPSPLSALVNATIKTLLQSYSPDYKLAERDGVLYLGWKNRPLIVSSAWH
- the LOC100382344 gene encoding WRKY transcription factor SUSIBA2, translating into MADSPNPSSGDLPAGPGGSPEKPVLADRRVAALAGAGARYKAMSPARLPISREPCLTIPAGFSPGALLESPVLLNNFKVEPSPTTGTLSMAAIINKSTHMDIMPSPRDNSAGSGQEDGGSRDFEFKPHLNSHLAAPSVNNQNHHDTMQKYSSNHTTPSSNLKTENKPLCSRESSHTAHASIAPNQTVSIVCPSDNMPAEVGTMEMHQINSSENATQETQIENVAEKSAEDGYNWRKYGQKHVKGSENPRSYYKCTHPNCEVKKLLERSLNGQVTEVVYKGRHNHSKPQPNRRLAAGAVPSSQGEERYDGVATIEDKPSNIYSNLCNQVHSAGMIDTVPGPASDDDVDAGGGRSYPGDDANDDDLDSKRRKMESTGIDAALMGKPNREPRVVVQTVSEVDILDDGYRWRKYGQKVVKGNPNPRSYYKCTNTGCPVRKHVERASHDPKSVITTYEGKHNHEVPVSRNASHEMSTAPMKPAVHPIKSNMPGLGGMMRACDARAFTNQYSQAAESDTISLDLGVGISPTHSDATNQMQPSVPESMQYQMQHMAPVYGSMGLPGMPVTAVPGNSASSIYGSREENGNEGFTFKAAPLDRSTNLCYSSAGNLVMGP